From the genome of Buchnera aphidicola (Therioaphis trifolii):
CATACCTAAAACATCTTGACCTTTTAAAAGATAAGGAATACATAATTTTTGAATAGGAGAGGGTTTTATATATTTTAAATCAAGTAGTGCTTTTAAAATAAAGGAATTTAAGCCAAATTTTAAAAATAAATTATCAATTTGAATCATGTAATATATATACCTTTTTTTAAAGTGATAATATATTTATATTAATTAATATAAATATATTTATATAAATAATTATTTAAATAATCAAAAATATATAAAATAATATTAATAAATTAATATTTTTTATAAATAAAATAAATTATATATTTAAGATTGTTTTGTTGCTTTTATACTTAATCTTAACCTTCCTTGTCGATCAATTTCTAATACTTTTACTAAAACAGATTGTTCAATATTTAAATAATCTGTAACTTTATTAACTCTCTTATTTGCTATTTGTGAAATATGTACTAATCCCTCTTTTCCAAAACCAATAGATACAAATGCACCAAATTCTGTAATTCGAATAACTTTTCCATTATATATTTTTCCTACTTGAATTTCAGAAGTAATTTCTTTAATTTTTTTAATAGCATGTTTTGCTTTTCTTTCAATAGATGCTGATATTTTAATAATGCCATTATCTTGAATTTCAATTATTGTTCCAGTTTCTTCTGTTAACATACGAATTACTGAACCCCCTTTTCCAATAACATCTTTAATTTTTTCAGGATTAATTTTCATAGTATGAATACGGGGAGCAAATTCAGAAATATGACTTTTTGGAGTACTAATATATTGCTTCATAATTTTTAAAATATGAAGTCTAGCTTTTTTAGCCTCATTTAAAGCGTCATGTAATATTTGTTCTGTAATTCCAGATATTTTCATATCCATTTGTAATGCAGTAATTCCTATTTCTGTACCTGATACTTTAAAATCCATATCACCTAAATGATCTTCATCTCCTAAAATATCAGATAATATAATATATTTTTCTCCTTCTTTTACTAATCCCATTGCTACCCCAGCAACTGCTGATTTTATAGGAATACCAGCATCCATTAAAGCTAAAGAAGCACCACAAACTGAAGCCATTGAAGAAGAACCATTTGATTCAGTAATTTCCGAAACTATTCGAATGGTGTATGGAAATTTATCTAATTCAGGCATAACAGCTACCATGCTTCTTTTAGCTAATTTTCCATGACCAATTTCTCTTCTCTTTGGAGAACCTACAATTCCAATTTCTCCAACAGAATATGGAGGAAAATTATAATGAAATAAAAAATTATCAGTTCTATCTCCTAATAATTCATCTAAATTTTGAGCATCTCTCGAAGTACCTAATGTTACAGAAACTAAAGATTGTGTTTCACCTCTAGTGAATAATGCTGAACCATGAACACGAGGTAAAATTCCAGTTCGAATATCTAATTCTCTAACAATATTATTTTTTCGACCATCAATACGATTATTTTCATAAAGTATTTTATTACGTACAATTGTTCTTTCAATATTATATAAAATATTTTCTATTTCAGATTCTATAAAACTAATATTATTTAATCTTAAATGCTCAATAAGATTAGTTTTAATTATATCTAATTTTTCATGTCGTATTTT
Proteins encoded in this window:
- the pnp gene encoding polyribonucleotide nucleotidyltransferase, whose amino-acid sequence is MLNSIVRKFQYGKHTITLETGMMARQATSSVMITMDDTAVFVTVVGDKKTQLNQKFFPLSINYQERTYAAGRIPGGFFRREGRPSENEILIARLIDRPIRPLFPKDFLNEIQIIATVVSVNPQINPDIVAIIGASVALKLSGMPFLGPIGAARVGYINNKYILNPTINEMKNTKLDLVVSGTKDAILMVEAEVNLLNEKEVLNAILFGYRKQQKLIENICLFAKDVKINSWNYNSKHIEDHELFNYVFEFCQSDIITSYKIVDKKIRHEKLDIIKTNLIEHLRLNNISFIESEIENILYNIERTIVRNKILYENNRIDGRKNNIVRELDIRTGILPRVHGSALFTRGETQSLVSVTLGTSRDAQNLDELLGDRTDNFLFHYNFPPYSVGEIGIVGSPKRREIGHGKLAKRSMVAVMPELDKFPYTIRIVSEITESNGSSSMASVCGASLALMDAGIPIKSAVAGVAMGLVKEGEKYIILSDILGDEDHLGDMDFKVSGTEIGITALQMDMKISGITEQILHDALNEAKKARLHILKIMKQYISTPKSHISEFAPRIHTMKINPEKIKDVIGKGGSVIRMLTEETGTIIEIQDNGIIKISASIERKAKHAIKKIKEITSEIQVGKIYNGKVIRITEFGAFVSIGFGKEGLVHISQIANKRVNKVTDYLNIEQSVLVKVLEIDRQGRLRLSIKATKQS